The following DNA comes from Schistocerca piceifrons isolate TAMUIC-IGC-003096 chromosome 3, iqSchPice1.1, whole genome shotgun sequence.
ATATTGTTCAGAAAGCTTAGACGAATGATATACGATTCTAATTATCATTCTTGATTTCAACACATTTAAAAGCATCCGGAAACTCTGAGTCACTTTTCAGAAGTCATTACAGAGACACGTATCACCGTAGAAAGAGCATTACAATAACTTAATATGCTAAAGTAAGTACCATTGATTAATTCTAACCTCACTGAAGTACGTGCTATGGTCATACGTAACCTAGTAAAGTGTTGTCCTACATAACCTTTACAGTACCGCATGTGACTCCTGGACTTGTGATAGGATGCGGTATATTTATTCATAACAAATCACATAAACAAATTTCACACATAATAGTCAGAAGATATCGCTCACAAATGAGAAATAATGCAGGCTCATAAAAAATGTCCCATACAGAAATCAGGAATAAAAAACTAGCATACTGAATAGTTACgtatcaagaaataaacaatatgTCTCAAGGTAAAAAATATGAGTAGCTCTCGTCAAGAATTAATTATCGTACCTGTACATATAAAAACATTTAACGGTAGATGGTTGTTGTTGCCATACTAGCGCTCTGCATAGTAACAGTGATTTCTGTTTTTCTGTCACTCTAAAGATAAATAATCGCATGGAGAGCGCTAATGTATTCATATGAGTGCGAAACACTCAGTTGTCACGCTGACGGTGCACGGAAAGAACATTACTTCCGTTTGTTGTTTTCGAATTTTGCTGACATCGTCACTGAGCAAGATAAACCGTTGCCCTAAAAGTTTCGTACACACATGCTTTTCAAATTTTATTCGTATTAAATTTAACTTTAAATTGTTATTAGTTTATTAAAAGAATATACGCGTGTAATTTtcaactaaaaaaaaatttaatgattttctgTGTAGAACTAAGTGGTGAACGAGTAAAAAAGTTTTCATATCGCTTTTATTCCGaggatttcattaatttttaacaATTCCTATGGAGTCTTCCAGGCATCGAATCCTCCAAGAACAGCAATGATAATTCAGGACTTATTGCTTCCTTCTAAGTGCGTGTGAAACGTTTTATAGTCTAGCGTTTTTTATGTTTTATGAGCAACtacattttttagtatttctatAAGCAAACATCCAAAAGTAACACAATGAAGAAACTTATATTCTCTATAATAGTAAACGTGGAAGAAAATGGGAAAAAAGTTCCGATAAAGTGCGTAAGTGAACAGATCGTGAAAGTAAACAATTAGGCACGTAGCTGCTGATAAACTGAATTCACCGCACGCCACAGTACGGTAAATTATAAAGACATGTATGGGAGCGCGCCGATAAGCCTTGTGCAAGACGACCGAATGTTCCAAGGCTAATAATGCAAACTGTGTGAATACGTTTTCTTGCATGAAATGTTTATTTCGCCATCACTATTATGATtttccatacaaaatatttactgtTTTGCTATTTCAAGAtttcatttgcacatttttttacGGAATAAGTAACAGTTTTGAATTAATTGTAATATACATCAAAATAGGGAGGGAAGCATGGGTATATGAATTAAGTTTCTGACTACTCTATGTGACAGTGACTCGACTGAACGGCAAATCAAGAATAGTAGTTGGTGTGCGATCCGTCCACTGAGACCATGCCAGCTACATTCCACCATTGGCTGGGAGACACTCCGCAAGAAATTAGTCAAAGATTTCTTcagataggccggccgcggtggtgtagcggttctaggcgctcagtccggaaccgcgcgactgctacggtcgcaggttcgaatcctgcctggggcatggatgtgtgtgacgtccttaggttggttaggtttcagtagtcctaagttctaggggactgatgaccacagatgttaagtcccatagtgctcagagccatttgaaccatttcctcagATAAGAGTGTAATGACCTTGAAGAAATACACCTGGATAAGAGTCAAGGaaaaattactacttttatttATGAAAGTAGAACGCCGAAAGTATATCTTCAAAGAAGATTTTTTTTAGTTCAGAAACGCCTAGACTAGATCAATTTATTTCgcgattttgtgtgtttgtgtgtgtcttttgAGGGGGGGGGGACGCCATTCTCAAGTGATAATCCGATATGATATGCCTCAGTACGTATTTATACTTGACATTTTCCTAGTGCCCAACCATGTTGACATATTTTATTTCGTCTGTATGAGAATGAACAAGATTCCCTGTTGTCTGTACAAAAGGAAGACGCATCACTTCATATAATAATTCGTAGTCAACtcaatgtacgaggggcgttcgataaataatgcaacacatttttttctgaaagtaggttggttttattcgggattccaatcgACTATATTATTCTCCTCTCTTTAGGTTGAAATagactatttttcaacatactctgaGTTTAGCGCGACGGCTGGGAAGTCCTGTATGGCCCCATGGCTCCATTCTGatggtcgacgtcgcagccaacgtcATGTACATCAGTAACGTcataatccacgtactgcttcccgcggattgcatctttcattggaccaaacagatggaagttggaatatACGAGAtgcggacacacacctttgagtaccccaactggtggacgaatgtgtcaacaCTACCAGCAAGACGCCCAGTTGagaagcgaggtgtttgattgtgatccgtccatcaccttaAATGAAACACGTGCCGGCATCGCAAGAGTCACAGACGTgtgcggaagatcggacaggtttgcaagaGCTTGATGCAATGATGACCCcgcgtccaacgactcaccgtgcttttgttcactgccaggtctccgtatacattttgcaagcgcctaagaatatctgcgatgctctggttttccgccaaaagaaactcagtgacagctgtctgcttggaacgcatctccactACAGAAGCCATTTAGAAGGCAcctatcggaagttcatgaaactatacgggctgaagcaggaatattccacgatgtaccacaacagattccgcatttttttcagccGCAACTGACTGATTAaaagaatgtgttacattacttattgaacgaccctcgtaaataCCGGACCCTTTCTAGCATCATATTCGTCTTGCGACAACTACAGCTTGGCAAGGAATCTGTTTTTATCTTACTGGACACTAGAACGATGTCGCCGTAATAGTAATGAATGAATACTGTCGCGCTTTATGTCGAATTATCACTTGAGAAGAATACTGCGATTGAGATGTACATCAATCCAATAACAGTCTTAAGTGACATATGCTGCTTCTAAAATACTGTAGGACTGTGGACCCACGTTTGTAATAAATGCGTAAGTTCTTGTTACTGTGAAGTCGTGAGTGTACAATGTTCCACATTTTAGGTActgttttcgttgttgttgttgttgttgttggtggtggtggtggtggtggtgatggtcttCAGCtcgaaaactgatttgatgcaactttcCACGCCAGTTTATCCCGTGCAAGGTCCTTCATATCTGCCTCTACAGTTTCACCCCCTCCTAATCCCTCCATTGCCAAACTGAAGATTCCTTTATGCATCAAGATGCGTTACGTTAACCGACCATATATTTTAGTCAATCTGTGctataaaattcttttcttttttttccctcagtTCGTACCATCGTTCCAGTGCCTTATTAGTTACTAGTTCTACACATCGaacttcagcatttttctatagcacctcttttcaaaaaactttcgttctcttcttgtctaaactgcttatcgtccacgttcacttccgtacaagactacactccaaatACCTCCAGCAAAGGCTTCCTAACCCGTAAATTTAGTTGTTAACtaattcttctttttcagaaattcttttcgtgttacagccagtctgcattttttattccctctacttcggccatcatcagctgtTTTGCTGCACATATAGCTAACTTCATCTGCTACTtgcagtctctcatttcctaatctaataccctcacaaTCGGCTAttgtaattagactacattccataacccttcttttatttttgttgatgttcttcgtgtaaccttttttcaagacactgcccattccattcagctgctctgaaatgttctttactgtctctaacagaattgcaatgtcattgggaaatttcagagtttttatttcttctctctgagttTCAGTTTCTTTTGCAAATGTCTCTTTGGTGTCCTTTACAGCTTgctaaatgtacagattgaataacatcggtgatggattacaacagtgtctcactcccttttcaaccactgcttccgttcaTGTCCTTAGACCCTTAcaactgcagtcttgtttctgtgcaaactgtaaacggcctttcgctccctgtattttatctttgctactttcagaatttcaaacagtgtattccactcagcattgtcaaaagcatcTCTCTAAATCTTCAAATACTATaaaagtagatttgcctttcttcaatgTATCTTCGAAGGTAAGTCGTCGTGTCACTATCGCCTCACGAATTCCTGCGTTTCTTCGGAACCAAAAGAGACCTTCCCGAGGTGAGCctccaccagtttttttttttttattctgctgcAAATAATTcgcatcagtattttgcaaccgtgactttttaaactgatagttcggtaattattcACAACTGTCTTCTTTCTAATTGGAAttgttacgttcttcttgaagtgtaagggtatttcccctgtctcatagtTTGCACCCCAGGTGGGATAATTTTGTCACGGCTGGTTGTTCCAAGAtcgcaataattctgagggaatttcgcctactCCAGAGGCCTTGTAGTAAGATTATCACTGGCGAAATTAGCATGGCTACGTTCCTAAGACAGTGCCCGTGACTGAGAGTTGGTATTTATGCGGGGCAGGTCCCTTATGTatgttccatctctctctctctctctctctctctcctcctcctcctcctcctcctcctccccccccccccttccactgtcGCGCGCGAGTGCCCTTGCTGACAGAATTGCTTTTTGCGCTGCGAACGTCATTTTTCCCCGAAGGGAGTTTATGACGTCCAAAGTAAACAACATTTGTGCGACGATGTCCAGAGCAGGACATAAGCTATACGGCGATGTAATCTCGTTCGGTGCGGCATCCAACGGGGCCCGTGAGATTTCCGGGGCGCCAATGAAGTCATCTTGGCGAATCGTAGACGAACTGCAGGCGCCGTCGTCGTCGCCGCTGCTGACGCAAGCCACGTACGCTCACATACACTCCTCGCTGTTCGAGAAACTAGGGGCGCATATTTCGCTGAGTAGTGTTGAACCCATTTATGACTTAATGAGAACTAGGATTAAAAACAGCCAATTTATTTACTGTTGTTAATGTtgtcctcagtccgaagactgggttCATGAACTGTCCTTACCAGTCTGCCTCCTGCAAATCTTCTGGAAAACATTTCCGCCACGAGTAATTGACCGTCAGAGGAGGAGAGGTAGTggcgtgaagttcctgatcacTGGACATTGCGCCCAGCGACCCGGATTACGTTTAAGACCTCCAAGGTGTCTCATGGAGGAAGGACATTTGACACAGTTGATGGTCATGTTGCTATTCTAGAGGAGTAGGCTGCTTGTCGGCATCGGGTTTAACATCCTTCCTTCTCTCATCACGCAGCACAAACATGACACCGTACCCTCTAGTTGATACAATTACGACAGAACCCTCACAAACCGCGTGGAAAGGAGCCATCATGTGCAGGGGAAGAAAATTCCTTCTGACCAGGCAGCTGAAGTGGCCTAGCAACCAACAttggcttccagaatgaaattttcactctgcagcggagtgtgcgctgatatgaaacttcctggcagattaatactgtttgccggatcgagactcgaactcggaacctttacctttcgcgggcaagtgctctaccatctgagctacccaagcgcgactcacaaacgacctgtcctcacagcttccgttccaccagtaccgcgtctcctacctttggaagctgtgaggacgggtcgtgagtcgtgcctaagtagctcagatgatagaacacttgcccgcgaaaataaAAGGTCCAGAACACTGTCTTGTGTATCAGTTTGAACTTACTTAGTGACTTCAAGAATAGTATTCCACTGTAATTTTTTAAAGCCCTACACTTCTCTGCATCACGAAAATTAACTAATCTTTTACACACCAACATGTGAGCAAAGGAGGAGTCATATTTTACTCAAGATGCGTTGTGGAGTTCTTTTTCTCCTCGATTCGCTCTCATGCTTCTCCTTTACTTATCTAGTCTAGCCACCTGATCTTCAGCGTTCATCTGAAACTCTTGTTACACAAGAATTCAAAAGCTTCTGTTGGCTTGTTGTCTATACCGTTTAACGTCCAGGTTGCAGTTCCATATAACGCTACACTCCGTCCAAATACGCACTTTCAGAAAATATacctgacactgaaatttgtatttGATTGGGGACCAGCCCTGCACTTATGTGAGAAAATCCCCGAGCTACATTCGGTGTGGCCGGTGTAGCAACCCAAGGGTCGCTAACCCGTCCCGACTCAGCTCCTTGGCCCTTTTTTCTAGCGCCTCCGCTTAGATTTATACGAGTATTtcacagctgttctgaaagaaaAACACGCAGCAGAGTCTACAGCGTGAAAGTTTAGTGTCACATCAATCCCCTGCGTGTTGTCTGGAATAAACCGTTGTTTGCGTCTTATTAAGAAGAAGGCAAAAAGTCTTCGACTCCCTTTAGTATAAGAGGAAATTTCTCGTTCAGCGCACCATTAGACTATAGCTAGGGAACCTGTGTTCCAGGTAAGTAAAGTTTAGCCATCGAGTCGTCTGTGACATTTATTAACGACCCAGGCCGAACTAATTTCGCGAAACCACCAGATATCGTAAATCACCATGGATGCCCGGCAAATGGAATCCACGTGCCCGCAGAAACTTCCCTCTGCAACACCCACCGTGCCCACATTCGATAACTTACTAAAACACCTTTTTGTCGCTGTTGTGTAAGCGCAATAGTCGTTTAGTTTATGCACAACAAGCGAGCTAGTTCTGAATTGCCACAAGCATTTGTTCAACTTGTACATGGAAACGGAGTctttccttaagccgtcggcacgtgGAGCGTGCCTAGTgcaacgtgctgctgaacactcaggaacgactgtacagtcttagacataaaaactggccgccggccggccgccacagagactaagtccgagtcgttcacttaaggtggccaataaaactggccgcccctgacaactcttaagtccggccatctgccacaatctggcaacaccataagatgcggaagtgttaggaggaagtgttgtatactcgcactgtgtgagcccgtggtctagcggtaatagttgcgcattctaaactgatagtcgcctgttcgcgtccacctatatgtatatatatatatatatatatatatttactacatttcggccctcATATAAAGTTATGAgtttgattgaacatcgaagataattcgcttgacattctacccaccagcaataacaagtattccagaaacaattccgcaggacagctcgtggctgcgtcgcgatcataacagcttacgctcgagcgtttcctcgcgctgcagcggctaccggccaccggccagacgccacccgccgcctgaaatccggcgccgcccatgtgaacgcagtgtgacgctgtcagtatatgttttaactgtcattttcgaatttgaagttctagttatcatcttgcagttaagcactgcattttgcatacttgaaaatcatgaactacggttaagcattgtaaaattgagtcgcaagtggaagaaggtgtaacatctgcaacacaacgtttacttttggtataacagaggggtgaatgcagaggaggcaactagaaagatttgaactgtgtttggagcgagtgcttttgggaaaaatacgccagaaaaagatattcttgtttcaacaaagatcgttctggcatgaatgattttccacattaaggaagtctcgactactgatacatgtgatagattaccatttcaccatcatgcgacatttgcaatcaacaggcaaagttcagaagtctggcgtaggagtactgcatgctctaattcgaaacaacaaaaatcatggaatgactattattgaacgtcatcaggtcgctcattgagcattcgtatgcagtactgttgttggtgacgtgttatgatgcctttatcgttaacttcctaagaagaaatgaaaggctgagcgccaccaaaagacgtaaactccagcaaacagtagtgtgaacataatattttacatctgatagctccaaaagtgtgttttgggctacgaattctgccccacggggtgtgtgcaacacagctggaatttgttgccaacaactaagacaccttttggtggcagtgtaaggaaatcgagcaacaaaactacatcacctgtgctactgcatgatgacgcactctgttgatttgagaaacaaaactgtccagaagattgatagtaaagtcgtctctcaggcatttgtattgatagggaagtcctctctcaagcacatgtccctctcgtcatatattcgtaaaaatttacctttcccgctcttgatcgatcaaccgtaaaggtaattcatttctagacgaaaatactcttaaaactacactggtttaatgacatcgttagaactagtgggtttctacgggcgtagaatttgtaaacaacattagcattgtcagattgttttagatatcgtgaaagaaaattgtgctcctgattaatttctctttggcggttactgatgcgtttagtaaactaatggaaaatttaattaaaatattcactgtactaatacaaattaaattcagcttactacagtaacaacacgacggcagtctatcttaataaaacattaagtgtctataagacgattgatcctattttaacgcgaattagtaggatattaccgacttttgacatcgaaaagatctgtatttacctcatttcgtgtatcattcgcaagtattatgaaaatgtgtcatttcatagataaaattatgtattcacaacaacaaaaaatatgtaggtagaaaacaaaagtggcattatgaatttggcagtaccgtaaggttttcgttctgacactaacaaggggaggccgccaattgtgaaattcagattcgatccatactgcgcataataaaagctcatggccagaggtgtaatgtggcaaagcaccaagatgcacttctcagccgttgtcgagaaaatcgacagttaatagaaaccgttgcggtgaaatactctctacgatataTAActttctatagcgtcgtggcgcagcggaaaGTGCTTGGGTTCGTAAGTCAAAGCTCGCCGGATCGAAtccgcgccatgcaattttttttttagcatttgttttttgtaattctaatatatatatatcatggggtctctaattcgaacgtttgacttacactatacgtattcgtttcggaatatcgtttctacgtcttccgttaactacacgtgtaaacattatgaagacaattaataacatttgtgaaatacaactttgtttgcagaaaacataatcatgttcgaagtcgccagtttttccacaacaaacgactttcaacaacttattgtatgcataattgttgcaactgattgccgtgaattatatatatatatatatatatattaattaattacaaataaaaaatactaaaaaaaagttgcatggtgcgagattcgatccggtgaccttcggattacgaacccgagcgcttaccggtgCGCCACAAGGCTGTAGGATGTTACAATGagtttaactgtcgattttctcgacaacggctgagaagtgcatcttggtggaAGTaataatgtgtcacccgcctatacgttttacatgaaccttacaagactcgatcgatctgtttacaaagagaaagcagaatatctcttcctttgacgttgtccaacaacgacctaggaagctcgacgccctcgcggcccaggctcttccatggcgCGCGGTAGTTCGCAGCATTCGCTTTATttcttgcccacttgccgctacgtcgaactttcgtggtgatcgttgggcaacgtcttccacgttatctgcaacataaataaactttcttcccacagtatttctgaaaacccaaaaacaaacttaaagaacataataataataactgttcttacaattattcgtataagtcttggtcgatttaatgaggggtgggacaggcctgaGCCTTGTGACATCACAGTGTGTTACGTATGTTTTGAATCGCGCTCTGTACAGAATGCTTCGTCCTTTaacagattttgtgtgtgtgtgtgcgtgtgtgtgcgtgcgtgtctaTGTGTGTTCTGTGTCTCTATGTTATACCTGTTTTGGACCGCCCTCTGTAAAGTTTGCCAGGTCTTTTAACAGATTGTGGGTTTATATGTTCTGCGTCtctatgttatatctgttttggccCGCTGATTGCTGCACCATTTAAGTCACTGCACTTCTTCTACAGGGATTTTCTTCTATACTCGATATTATACTCAGTCTTTTCCACCTTTCTAGATTACATCCCTCAAGTGCTGGTGGGGCTTGACCAGCAGCTGCTGGAGATGGAGAAGGCGCAGGCACAGCTCGACTGCAAGTACAGTTGTAATAAAATCGTAGTTCTTACATGAAATAATttcaagttatatatatatatatatatatatatatatatatatatatatatatatatatatatatatatatatatatatatatatatactcgtttTCCAAGTGTCTAGATTGAGATTCCTTAGacacattgttttcttttctttctagatgATGATGGTTCTACGCATATGGAGGGGTGCACCGAGGAAGGTATGCAAGGTGGGGGTCAAATGGCAGCCGCTCCAGAAAAACATCAAATTATGGAgcttttagaggaggaggaggagttcgaTCTGCCTGAGTGGGTGGGAGACCTGGTTGAAtgtggcaatgagttgctcaaagCGTGGAACCGGAGTGGAGAAGATGAATAGTTTTGAACATTGTGTTAGCAGTTCTTTGTATgtgtggtccaaatttcatcgaacagtgacagtgaaacatcacgcgaaagttactttcgtccataaGTTTTGCACACTAATGTATTCGTTGAAGAACTCTTCGAAGGATTTTTAGAACGATATAGAAAAAGGTTATATAATTCTATAAAAAGAAAAAGTCGGCGTCACAACTCGGTAGCTATACACGTTACAATTTTTTGCATACGTATGGAAATTTACCACATTGTCGCTTATAGCTCAGTGAAAAGGGCATGTCGATGTATTTTATCTTTCTGAATATATCTGAGGTGCGGCTCCCTTTATAGTGAGATAGCCATCCAACATACGGCAGTCCCTGGGAATATTTCTGGACGCCACTGCTACCCGTCTCGGACACATTCAACGCTGTGTGGCACGCAGGTCTCTTGTACCATCTGTTTGAGTTTGGAATTTCAGCGCTGTGTCTTCAGAAACCT
Coding sequences within:
- the LOC124789350 gene encoding uncharacterized protein LOC124789350, giving the protein MTEHPGPMKNTDYIPQVLVGLDQQLLEMEKAQAQLDYDDGSTHMEGCTEEGMQGGGQMAAAPEKHQIMELLEEEEEFDLPEWVGDLVECGNELLKAWNRSGEDE